In the genome of Acanthopagrus latus isolate v.2019 chromosome 4, fAcaLat1.1, whole genome shotgun sequence, the window AGGTGTTTTTGAGGAAAATGATCAGCTTTATCCAGGGATCTGATGCTTTTCAGGGCATGAATTTAGGCAGTAGACGCTCAATAGCTGAGCTCTGACATCCTGTGTCAAGTGCACAGCTTGTGGTGATGCTGCTTGTTTCAGGGTTTTACCACGAACACATAATGTAAGCCTGTTAAAAACAATGCCGACAGGCTGCATCAGCGATGAGTTGTGCTCATATGTGGTATGGGTTTTTATGCCAGAGGGTGGCAGCGTAGCATTGCTAGTTTTACACTGGCATCAGACctgtgagaggaagaggcatTTGGTAAAAATCACCCTACAACCAGACTGCAATCCTCAGGCTGactatatacatttttttagacGTTCACTTTCAggtttgaataaatgaataatatacacacacagtttcttggcaaaaataaaggtaaaagaCATATATGATACACCCCCCTATGTCTTTATTTAAACCCATGAGACCTGTTTATCACCTATCAGAGCACGATTTATCGCTCAATTGAAAACAAGTGCCTTAAAGCcttgtttttattgagtttaAGCCTGACACATTCGTCTGTGTCAGCTTTCGGTGATCAGACTGAGCAAGAGCGAACACCATATACAAATTCAAGAGGATGCAGAGGCTGTTAGTATTGACACAACAATCATTTACATTGTGAATTATGCACCAGGGATACCTGTTGGCTATAAagtaatataaaacaaagacagggtgataaagataaaatatagtCCCAAAGGTATAAACATGTGCACACAACTTTGGGTCACATGTTTCAACTCATCGCTGAATTTGTCAGTGGTTGTGTTAAAGTGTTCATAGCCTTGAAAAATCTCATATTTCTGCACCACACGCTATCAGACATGACAGCTGGTGGTTAGATATTGTGGTGAATTACATGAGTGAAGTCCAGAATGTGGTTTAACTCGCAGAGAAATGCAAAAGGGGCTTTGTTGAGTTTCCACATTTTGCTCCTCTCATTCCAgtcacatgaaaaacatgacatttgttttcatacaaGCGAGTTCACATTTCCAGTTCAGTGTGGTGACAAAAATTGCAAATTGAGAGTGAtgtcctgctgtctgttgcatttgttcaaattaaaaatgttcaattaaaatgcaaatggcTTGtacaacacacatttacagccaAAGCTTTAATtagcaaaaagacaaaactgtaCAAGAAACACCTTCATGGAAACAAATGGCGTAGtgtaaatcatttttcatgAGTTAATAGAGACGTTACTGATCCATTACTACCACGCACAAGCCATACggatgttttgtttgaattattCTCAGTCACATCATAGCAGAGAGTTTAGTGTCCATCTATAAACAGCATTTATTTCtaattcaaagtgaaaaaacCAAATATTAGACACTTATTCTTAGTACAATTTCAACATCAGCTGCCTCAAAGATTAAAGTCTTTCTCTAATATTAACTTTCTCTCATTCGGTAAAATTACAACAATTTGTGACTGGATTCCCTTCAACCAACAAAATTAGagcacaaaaaataattaataaaatcGCAAGTGTGCAGGAATTGCATTTCTTCATCCTGGAGAATTTAAATTCATGATGATCTCCTCTTTGGCAAGCACCGAGTCTCCTGTGAATCAACAGACTCAGAGCTGCTCATTTATGTAGGCAGACAGAATGAGGGATTACTAGATAAATCTGAACGTATAAAAGAATGAAGCAAAAGTAAGCTGAGGGCGCAGAATCGAGGGATATTGCGTACGACAGGGGAGTTCTGTGCACGCTCAAATTGTGTGGAGACATCAGCTTCTCATCAGTTAACGCTCTGCAACATGTTTGGATCTGCAGTTTGAAGTCATGAGAGGACAGtcatactctctctctcacacacacacaaattaataaTCATGGAATCAATACATTGAGCTGCACACAGCTGCCTGACATTTCAGATTAATTAACagatgacagtgtttttttgtttgttttggggtttttttgtcaaCATTCAAATACAGACTGCGTCATATCTCATGTGTCTGTGctatcagaaaataaataagctATGGCTGATTCATAACCAGACATTACAATGTCCTGAATGTTAGCTCTCAAGAAACTGTCTTCACTGCACAGACCTGGGAACAGTTTGTACTTTTAaccaaatgattattttttaaccaAAGTAACACTGAGtgatgtggggtttttttgtttgtttgtttttgaatcaCACGCTCCTCATCAAGCTTTTTGAATGCAAGTTTTAAGGCTTTTCTTTAGGGACTTAAATTTCATGTAACCTCTCAAGATTGCTTATTTTTACAAATCATACACCAATTTTCCAGCCTACTAACCTACTTGAGTACAATGTTCTGCACCTGAAGGTTCCAGGATATCAAGGCTGTTGTTCGGCAAGATAAAAGCTTAAAACATGTGtttctggacaaaaaaagattGCTGCCCTCCGCTGACCCACTCTGAttggattttgtgtgtgtgttgcatacGCTAAAATGTAGTTTATATGCACTAAGTTACAAAAATAACCAAATGCAAGAGTGTGAAGTTATcaacataaatgtatttttgtgtgacTTTGTTGACCCAATTCATAATAAAAAGGGTAGACAAATTGTTAGAAACACCTGATACGATGAAATACAATTCAGCACAAACCACAGCCCCAACAATGAGCAAGAAgcttcaacaaaaactgaacaataGAGTTTCCTGAAGGGCGGAATTACTCCAGGATTGTTGTATTAAACAGTCAGAGTACCTAATGAGCTGCCAACTGCGTGTCTTATTTATTCTGAGTCATGTTTTAGGCCACAAGACATCCAGACTACACAACTTTCATATCCCTCTGGATTAtagtctgcatgtttccaccCACCACCATGGACAGGGAGCATATTCCCCACCTTGAACATGACGTAAAACCGCAGACAAGTGCATTGTGGGAGGGTTATTGAAAATAGACAACACATATAATCTACAAAAGACTAGCCCACGGCAAAAAGTATGGGCcatctcacttcacttcacCACTATTGATCGGAAAGAACAGATCATCCCCGTATGCAAAGGACAGGAACagtacaaaatataaatattgatttcatggagaaatattcagaaaaaaactggaaaatgtgatttatatAAGCTgcctacatttgtttttatataagTGTTATTTTGGAAAATGCCCTTTTGGCACCAAAGCGAAAAGAAAATCTCAACTCATGCTGACTAATCAGCTGTTTATGTCGGGCCTATAAATAAGGGCTGTGAAGGTCACATGAACCAGAACCctgtggagggaaaacagaagGGGGCAAACTCCAGGTGAAAGTTTTCACGATGTAAAGCCTCAACCAGCATCAAGCTATAATTACAGAAACTATTCTCTGACTATTTTTCAACCCAAAACGGTTTTAGAATTTGCAATTCACAGTGaagtcttttctgttttctccataatcataaatacatatttcagaAACCAACAGAAGAAGCCCAGAGGTGTTTGTCAAGTGGATGTTTCCTTATGCTGATGTTAACTGGAACATGATCTTAGCCAATGAGACTTTGATCTGTAATACGTCATCATTAATCTACCAAAGTCACAGCAGtgcaaataattattttattcaatatAAATAACTTTAAACGACAAGACAGTGTGAAATatcatcattaaaacaaattaataagaCATGTACGTGTATTGCAGATGGCACATGAGCTATAGGCTCTAAGAATGACAGTTACAGTAAATTACAATCATGATGAGCAGGAGACTGTGGGActaatttattcatttgaacCCTTGAGGTGTAGATGAGCTCGGATCCGTGTAAATGCAGGCGTTCATCACTTTCTGCTCTGGATGTAACTTTCTAAAATCTTCATCAACAAGTCCCCCTCCTGAAACAGAGAGTACAGAAtgtcacaacacagaaacatcacCTCAGGCACTTCTGTGcatgaaaaagggaaaagaacagagaaaGGATTTGTGGTCAGCGCACCTGATTTTTCGAGCGGCTCGCTTGTGTGTCCACCTGCGCTTGCAACGCCACCCGCAGGAACTCCTGGAAAAGCTCCCCGAGCGCGCTCTGCTCCGCAGGTAGGGAGACTTCCAGCGCATCACCGCCCTGTCCCTCggctgagggcagcagagggGGGTCCATCACGCTTTTCTTGCCCATGAAGTGTCCTGTTAATGAGGAAAAACCTGTTAATATGGACAGAAGTCGAGGAAAAACCCCTATGGAACGCAACAAATTCAACATCGtctaaaagcagaaaatgtgatcatgtaaaaaaaaaaaaaaaaaaaaaaaagggggggggggggggaaagaatGAATACGCGTAGAGAATATATCAGATGCAGTTGAATTAATTCTATTTTAACCAATGCAAACACGACTGATCACAAAGGTTTTGGAACAGAAGATGATTCTTACCTGTAGCCCAAAGATTGCCTCTTGGATTCACTTTAATTTTCGCAACTTTATTCCTAAGCTCAGTCAGGTCGAAACTGACTGCGGTGGTAAAagacatgaaagaaaagaagacgaGAGAAGTGAATAAGCCACACTGGCAAACATTATTCAGCGTAAACCCTCTCATTATTCAGCGCGGAGTGGCGAGCTGTCCTCCAGGGCGCAAATGTTCCAAGTGCCTGATGTTGGTCGTGGGTTGCTCCGACGCATCCAGCTTTTATAGGCTCTCCTGGGCGGGGTGGGCTCTGTTTGTGTTGCGTGTGCGTTTTACTCAGCCAGCTGCGTACTCGGTCATTGACAAGGGCTCGGTTGGACCGCGCCTCTGGCCGTGCGTCTTTTACGCACCAAACGATTCATCTATCTTTAACTCAGGGCAGATGCGAATATTTTCTGAAAAACAGTCTTCCCACTTAGTAGATGAGCAGCAATACATCAGTGCGCTAATGTTCAGgctgatgtgtgatgttttttgtaCCCCCCTGTTAAAGATTTAAAAGATATTCAGAAGTTTTGGGGGATGGGTTAGGGATGGCTTTTCtaattgaggaaaaaaatccctcaaacacattcatgttcTACAGTTTATTCTAATCCAATCATGACTCATTTATTACAGCAGATTTTATATTGTAGCCATCATTAAAGCTCCATAAATGTAAATACCCTTGAGGTTGTGAACTCATGGTGTAAATTATGTGTCCAGATCAAAATGGCATAGGTGTTTGTCAATGTTCCTTCTCAGGCAACACATAGAGTCATTTCCTGGCCAggtccctccaccctccctccccctctcagGGCCAGCCTGGCCCCCTTACAATGAGCAACATGACATTTGGCCAGTTGCAGCATGCTGCTGTGATCACCATCAGTCCTCTGAGGACGGCAGAACCTGCTGATTCTCTCTGCTAATTTAGAGCTGATAAGACAGACGGCCTCTTTGTCACTTCAGGGTGCTAAAGTTGCAAGTTTGGTCGAAGGGCTGTGGCTTGCATCGTGCTCTTTTAATAACCTTTGGCATTCACACTCTCACAATAGTTGCGATTTCTGCACAGCTGAATGTCAGTCTCATTAGAAGAGCGTCTGACCATCAAGGCATCACACGAAATTCACAGATTAGATGAACTGAGACAGACGTGGTTTTGTCCAACACTGCAGTTTTCCTCAAAGATGTGATGGATATTCAAAATCTCAGGCTCAAAATGACCGATTCATTGATCAAGGGGGCCAAAATTACACAATActtgctgctgctttgttccCTCTAGGCTGCACCCTGTAGAAGTTAATACTCATTCCACAACTGACACATCATGGTCAAAGTCTAATGAAGATGGAAGCCAATTTTATTTCGAGTACGTCAATAGAGTTTCAAGTGGCTCCATGTAACTGTGTGATCACCCTCCAGTGTTGGATAGCCCCGGCCAAACTCACCTTGCTTTCAAGGACAATGAAGTGTTCTTACATTGTATAGAGAACTGCAACTAGGTTAAAGCTTAGAGAGCTGAAGAAAAGCTCAGCTTGCTCCACACTCCACTGACCTTTATACAAGAAAGTTATCAAACAAGCCATTACCCCATTCACTTCACAAGAAACAGTGTGGGCACCAATTTCTTTCATGCGCAGTTCTGCAGATTCAGCAACATCTGATGCAGGTTGGTTCTGGTTTCATGGAACATTTGGATAGACAGTTCAATCTGTTCTTtgaaaaatgagacaaagaCTTGAAATAATCAAAAGTGGATGGTAACCAGATTTCATATTTAATATCATTCATATTTAGTTGTCATAAAATACTTCACATATCTTTTTCAAAGACAACCATTCAACAGGAAAGAAACAAGACTTAATTTATCTCAACGAATGCTCTTTCACATTCTGAGGATTACAAACAAAGATCGAATTTAACCTAAACCTAGCCTAGATCCCTcacaaaaatactttaaagcttggatttttttcaaatgtaaacacCCTATccacatttctacaaaatgttcaaacaaaTGGTACAAAAGAGCCAGTTGGGTTCGACAAAGTCTAACTTAATTCGGTTTTGAAAGGCATGACTGAGGTTTCCTGGACGTAGTTTATCTTTCTTGAGTCCTGAAGCTTGGGTGCCTCACTCCCGATGGACCAACACAAAGAGACCCAACATGAAGAGAACAGCATACTGTAgaatacaaaaacacaggagttttaaaaaatcagacAGCCATGACGAACACCTTGAGGCTTATAATAAAGTAATTGTAAAGTTGGATTGGGTGAGATGGGCTGAACAAACTTACTTTGAACTTGGGGTAATCATTCATGAGAATGGTGACTATTCCAATGTATGGCACAAACCTGGAGATTGATAAAGGATAAATATGGATAATAGAATTAATACACTGATAAATTACAATAATGcataaaatatttcagtttgtaatTGATAGCATTTCCTATGGTACGCAAAagttttcatgattttttttcaagcatcAGGGATTATCAGTCATCAAAGAAAGCATCAATTTGCCGTAAGCAGTAAAATTAGATATGATGAAACATGCAAGGAACTTAgattcagagaaaaacataGGGCTAtcttataaaatgtcaaaaaaaaaacctaggaTCAACAGTTTCTCAAAAATAAACCAAAGCGTTCAATGTTCTAGTAACCTGTCACAAGTTACTGATGTAACTGGATTCATGCTCTTTGTTTGGAGAAAGAGAGTCTGAGGAGTGTCAAGCTTCCCTCTTGTACATCTGGACAAGCACTTAATTTGAGGATGGACTCCCTGAGTATATGAATGATAATGGAACAAGGCCCGAATCTCATGCCTCAAGCCTCTCATGCCTCATCTGTCCGTCTCAAACCACAGACAAGCTATAGCTCTGTCATACTCGACTCCATTAGATTGTGCAAGTGTTGGTTTGATGGTGTCTGCCGCCTCACAAACACAAGCCTTTGCAACACATATGGTTTCCTCCAACCCATGGTCTAGTGAATTtaatgcattttctctgccagaCTTTTACAACTTTTATTCAGTGCAATTCTCCTCCAGTTTTGAGGTGATCTTGCTGACACTTGAGGCATCAACTATAGAGCAGTCCCATTATGTTAATAAGAAATCTGCACCATTACATTATGGAGAGTACTTACCCTCTAGCTCGTCCCACCACATCTTTTTTCTCCAGCCAGTGTTGGCCCTGCTTGTACAGTCCTCTGTCATCCACTGCATTGTTGTCTCCTTTGGTCAAGAACTTAATGTCTCCGTTTTCCCTGTGGACAAAATGACAGCGTGATTTTAGACCAagcctttttttattaaatctcTACCTGGATGAGGATGCATGATAGGTATGAAATGTCACAGACGACTCTCTGAATACTTTGTGGTGACTTTTAATTACAGCACAACACTATAAATGCTAATCTCAGGGTTGATAAACAGTCATGGGACTCAGTGATACTGAGAGTACAACATGATCATGGATGTGTCATACTTGATCTGTCATACTTTTCATGGATCTTTAGTACTCTGTGCACAATTGGGATCTCTCTGCCCTCTATCCTGAAGACGACAATCTCTCCGACTCTGATGGGATCTTCTACCCGGTTGGTCAGAAACAGCAGGTCTCCTCTGTGGAAAGCTGGCTCCATACTGCCACTGAAATGAAAGACAGATACACACTATTAAAATCAGTTAACACAATTTAGATTTTCTAAAGggaatatgaaacaatatgcCATGCCAATTTAATCTTTGTTTCACAGACATTATCCCACAACTTGTGGCAGCGAAAGTTGAAGGACCTAAAAATAACTGTATGTTTGCAGTGTGGAAACAGGAAACCACAATTTGGTATCAACAAAGCCTTCCAACATGATCAATCGCTTGTTGTGTGCACAGTGTTGCTGTTCACAACTCACGACTGTAGGATAGGGTGACAATACTGGATTCTTAAGTTTGATAGAATACCTTGAAATGTCAAGATATAGTTTAAAAATACTGCTTTATTACATCTTTATTATTATACAAGACTATATTGTCCGGCCCTAGAAGACATAAATGGGAGAACGAGTAAATCCATTAGATTTAGTGACTAGGCCACTTCTCCTGATGGATACATGTAGTGGTATAATGTTCTTTATATGCTCACAGTCGCACTACCAACGCCTGaggaaaaatgtgaataattgtGTGTACTGTTGAAGTCCGGggcttaataaataaaatgaatgactgCCCGCTTCTGTGTACGATTGTATGCATATGTGCACATAGAGCTCACCATCCAACACGTAAGGAAGTTGCTATACAGGGGGAAGTAACACGCTAACTTATATCAACAGAGGTTAAAAGTACCACTTTAAGGCAGAAGGAAGTGTCAAAAACCCAACAGCTAATGGGAATAACTTAcctgagaacaacaacaattgGACTC includes:
- the sec11a gene encoding signal peptidase complex catalytic subunit SEC11A, which produces MLSLDFLDDVRRMNKRQLYYQVLNFGMIVSSALMIWKGLMVVTGSESPIVVVLSGSMEPAFHRGDLLFLTNRVEDPIRVGEIVVFRIEGREIPIVHRVLKIHEKENGDIKFLTKGDNNAVDDRGLYKQGQHWLEKKDVVGRARGFVPYIGIVTILMNDYPKFKYAVLFMLGLFVLVHRE
- the nmbb gene encoding neuromedin Bb encodes the protein MRGFTLNNVCQCGLFTSLVFFSFMSFTTAVSFDLTELRNKVAKIKVNPRGNLWATGHFMGKKSVMDPPLLPSAEGQGGDALEVSLPAEQSALGELFQEFLRVALQAQVDTQASRSKNQEGDLLMKILESYIQSRK